The region GCTGCCCTGTTTAGTTTTTAAAAACTCGATAATCTTTTTAGTAAGCTCTCCTCTGGCAAAATACAGTGCGCTTATAACTCTTTTGGGCTGAATGAACGTAGTTTTATAACTAGGGTCGAATATCGCGATAGCCTTATCTATCGTTTCAAGCTCGGATTTTAGCTTTAAAACTATATCTTGATAATATTTGATACTTCTTTGAAGTTCGGAGTGCTTACTTAGCGGATTTTAGAATGAAAATCTTGTGCGGATGCTACATAATACCGCTTGTTTCTATAACAAAGAGGCAAGCCAAACCACAATAACTACGGATTTGTAAAATGGAGAAAAAATGAAAAAGGCTGTTCTTTTATCTGTGATATTACTAACCACTGGCTTTTGCGAAGATCTTTTTGAGCTTGGGCTTGAGGCTTACAACAAAAGCGAGTTTGATAAAGCTGCCAAGCAATGGCAAAAAGCTTGCGATGATAATGTTGCTCGCGCTTGTCACAATTTAGGAATTTTATACGAGGATGCTCAAGGTGTAGCGCAGGACTATAACAAAGCAGCCGAGCTATATAAAAGGTCATGCGATGGTGGATTTGCTGGTAGCTGCCTAAATTTAAGGGCTTTATACATAAAAGATCAAGGCATAGGACAAGACTATATCAAGGCTATCAATCTATACAAAAAGGCTTGCGACGGCGATGTTGCTCAAGCCTGCCATAACTTAGGGGTTTTATATGCGCTAGGCAAAGGCATAAATCAAGACTATCGCTCGGCAAAAAAATACGTTTTTAAAGCTTGCGCTCTAGGTTTCCAAGATGGGTGCGACTATCTTAATAAAATGATTGCCGCGGATGATAATGATGAAAAGATTGAGATCATACTTAAAACTATGATTAAAACGATCAATCATCTAAAACAAATCGACTAACTTCGTAAATTTATATCTTATTTTCTGAAAGTAGGATGTTTATGTATGGATTTAGCAGCGTTTCGCCGCGTGCTGCGTATAGCAAGACCTCTTTAAAGTAGTTGTCGTTTATGCCGTAAGTGTGAAACTCATACGCCCCTATGCCGTATCCCATCGGCGTGATATCGACCCTCGAGTACCAGGCATTTTGCGCTGGGATGTAGCGGTTTGTATCTCTTGAATAGACATATAACTTGATCTTATCTTTGCTCTTTTGCGCCATATACCAGATGAAAGAATTTGTGACGTCGTTAAAAAAGTAGATGTCGCCATTTGGCATGATAGCCTGTGCTGTGTCGTTGTTATCAGCGATGAGCGTTCTGCTCTCATAACATATATATTTATTTGGCGTGAGTACCTCGATCGGCTCTGATTTGTCACTATGTGAAATTAAAATTTTATCGTCGCTTATGTCGGCATTATAGGCGAGCACGGCTAAGACTAGAGCCAACAGACAAAGAGAAAAAATTTGCTTTATCAAAATAAAAATCCTCTTAACAAATAGTATTTGAGCACGTAAAGCGAGCAGATCAGCACGCAAACACTTAGCCAGATCGATGAAAATTTAAGCTTGTGCGAGTAGCTTGTCTTTGTAATGATCTCCACAAGATATGGCATAAGTCCGTAAAAAACACCCAAAAATAAACTGCTCCAGATGAGGTAGCCAACGTAAAAATAGTCGCTTCTTAGCATGCAGTATGGGCACTTGTGATTTGGCTGCTCGTAAACGTAAAGACCAAAAAAGTAGGTGATAGCGTAGTAGCTAAGCACCAAAAATAGCAAATTTGCCACAAAGCTTGCCATGCTTTGCTTTAAGAAATTTAGCGCCAAAATGACAAAAAATAGCACGAAAAAGGCGCTTACTAAGCCAAAATTTGTATAGCCAAATGGCAGCTTTGGAGCTTGAAAAGTGACAGAGCAGCAAAAGACTGGCACTTTTAGCGGGATGTTATAAAAAAACGAAATTTCTATGCCAAGCTCGAGCAGTATCATCACAAAAAGGCAGATGAAAATGGCATATTTTTTCTTTAGATATGGGAAATTTAGAGCCTGCAAGTCAAGTTTGTTTATAACTAGCCAGATACCAAGCCCAAAGATGAGCAAAATTTTAGTGAGCATCAAGATGCCACCAAATTTATTTGAGCCGATCACGCCAGCCGAGCACATAGCCCCTGGTACGATGTCAGAGAGCTCGTTTAGACAAAGTGCGAAAAATACAAACAAAACGATCTTTGTGCAGACGCTAAAGAGCAAGATCGTATTTACAAGGTAGTTTTGCTTTTCAAGTGAGTATTGAAGCGATGTTAGTGCGTTATAGTCCCACGACTTCATGATCCTAACGACGTAAAATAGCGAAATACTCATCAAAACTAACAGCACAAACTCCGCTAACAAAAAGGCGATAACGGCGTTTGATAAAAATACACTCATACTATCTCTCCGTTTTGTAGGCTAAGAGTCCTATCAGTTGCGCCCAGCTCGTCAAAAATACTATCGTGAGTGGCGACGATGACGCTTTTTTTAAGCGCCTTAAATGACTCTAGCAATCCTAAAAATGCACGCGCATTTTGCCTATCTAAATTTGCCGTTGGCTCATCAGCCAAAATGATATCCGCATCCATTGACAAAGCCCTAGCCACCGCACATCTTTGGCGCTCGCCACCGCTTAAATTTGATACATTTTCATCTCTTTTGTGAGAGATGTTTGCAAGACTTAGAGCCTTTTTTATCATCTCTTCACGCACGTTTGCCTTGAAATTTGTTAGAGCAAACGGAGCTAACAAATTTTCATAGACGCTTAAGCCCTCGATGAGGTTAAAATTTTGAAAAACAAGCCCAAGCCTTTTGTGTCTAAACTCAGAGCAAAATGCGTCAGGCAGCTTTGCGATGTTGGTGCCATCTATCAAAATCTCACCGCTAGTTGGCTTTTGAAGTAGGGCTATGAGCGAGAGTAGGGTGCTTTTGCCACTTCCGCTAACGCCTTTTAGTATGACTAACTCGCCGTTATTAACATCTAAATTTATATTTTTTAGAGCGCAAAACTCGTTTTGTTTGCCTTGGTTATAGACTAGGCTAACGCCTCTTATATTTATCATTTTAGCCCCTCATTTATGTCGCCACACGCCACACGCCACGACGGGATAAGGACAAATGCTAAAAATGGTATGACACCAAAGACAAAGATCAAAAAGAGCTTATCAAACTCCAAAATAGGCGTGAAATTTGTAAAATTTAAAAGCTCGTCGCCTAAAAATATCCCCTTTAAAAAAGGAGCGTTTAAAACAAATACAAAGATATAAGCTAACATAACGCCAAGCAAAAATGCGCTAACGCTAACGATGAAATTTTGTATAAATTTTAAAAATATGATCTCTTTTATACTAAAGCCAATACTTCGCAAAATGGCTATCTCACGCTTTTTGCTGCCGTAAGCAAGTGAAATTTGGTTTTTAAGCAGCACGAAAAATATAAGCATAACGCTAACATAAATGCTCATAAAAATTCCACCCTTATAGTAGTAAAGATGTCTAATGTTTGCTACCTCATCTTCTATGCTAATGGCAAATGAGTTTGGATATAAATTCTCAATCTTTAAAGCCACTTGGCTGATCTCTTCGCTATTTGGCACATCGACATATAGCTTTGTGTATTCTTCATCTTTTAAATTTAAGATAGCTCTTAGCGTTTTTGGATGCAAAAATATGGCGTTATTTGTAATAAGAGCGCTTTGTTTTGGCATGGTTTTTACTATCTTTACTGGTATCATGCGCTCTTCTGTTAAGAAGTTAAAGCTCTCGTCGTAGTAAAGCTCGTTCATAGCGGCTTTTACGCCCCCGCCAACGATCATCTCATCTTCTTTCAAGCTATCATCCTCATATAGATGAAACCAGACGCGCTTTTGAGCGAAGTAGTACTCTCCATCCGCCACGCCTCTAACGTCAGCCACGCCATCGATCTTTGAGATATCATAGATATAGCCAGGGTGCATGAGGTCGTTTTTACCAGCACGAAAGGCGCTAACAACGATGCTTGATCTATCTTTTACTAAGCTTATAAGATCATGCTGGATCGAGCCAGAGATGAAAAGCACCGAGCTTAGCACGAAGATAATGAGCGCAAATAGACAAAAGCTAAAGAGATGATCCTTTTTGTCTTTAAAGAGCAGGACCACAGCGTAGTTTATGAAATTTCTACTTATCATAGACAAAGCCCTTTTGCTCTTTTAGGCTAAAGCTAGAAGCTAAATTTGCCCTTGTTATCTTTGAAATTTCTCTTAGCTCATCTTGCTTTGCTTTGTGGTCAAAGCTAAGGTAGTGCGCCGCTAAAAGCGTGTAAGAGAGTCCAAAAAATAACGCCAAAAATGCTAGAAATTTCACTTTATTTAACGATAAATGTCTTTATCTCGTCAAATTTTATGACACCTTTGCCAGCGTGATCTTTCATAAAGCTATTTGCCTTTGCTTCATCTTTAAACGGGATAAACTCCTCGCCCATCGGTCCAAAAACGTTTGAGCCATGCACGTAAAACGCCTCTTTTGCATCGAGCTTTTCAAGTGTGTAATAATCGCTCACATAAGCCTCTTTCGCCACCTCATCAGCAAAGTAAAAGTGTGCCATATCTTTTACGCCATCAAAGTAATAATCCTTGCCACCAGCCTTTATAAGCGTCGCCCACTGCTTGTTTTTTATAGGCATGCCACACACCGCACATCTTGCATCCTTTGGTAGCTCGATGCGCTCTTTTGCCCCTTTATAGGCGTTTATGTTTGCCTCACTCGTCAAATTCTCAGCCCACAAGGCAAAAACCGCACTAAGCAATAAAGCTATAAATTTCATCTTATCTCCTTTAGTTTCTCTTTTTCTAACTCGCCCTTTTCATAGAGCTTTTTTAACATCTCATCATCAAATTCTATCTCGTAATAGCCCTTTACAAACTCGCTAAATTTAGCAAGATCATCAAAGGCGTATCCCAGCAGCCAGCGTCCGCCGTTATTGCCACCGACTAAATTTTGATGCTCCGTCCCGTCATACCAGATAAAAAAGGTCGTCTGCTCTATCTCATCTGGCAAGAAATAAGAGCGAAATTTAGCAGCCTCGCCACTATAAATTTGCTCTATCACGCTTTTGTCTGCTGTGCTTAGCGCATTTAGCTCACTTTCATGGTCAAACCCTCTAACAAGCACCGCTTCACGCGTAAATATCACATCTAGCAAATCGCCCTGCCCGTTATCTACCACGTATCTTAGGCTATTTTCATCCTCTTTTTTAGAAATGAGCCGTAGATACTCTTCATCTGGCTCTAAAAAAGCGCTATCTAGCAGATAAAGTGCCTCTAGGCTTGCCTCTTTATTGCCCCAGTTTTTAAAACTCATCAATTCTTTCCTAAAATTTCTAAATTCTCGCACGCCTCTTTCAAGCCATTTTTGCAGCTTTTAGTGAAAATTTCACGTGCTTTTTCTACGTCCTCTTTCACGCCTTTGCCCTCAGCTAGCATGATAGCGTAGTTGTTGCAGCCCTTTTCATAGGCGTATATGCACGCTTGCTCGTAAAGTTTTGTCGCTTTTGTAAGATTTTGATCAACCCCTTGCCCATAAACATATAAAAATCCAAGATTATCGCACCCTATGCCAGCTTCATTTGCGCAGGCCATTTCGTAGTATGATTTAGCTTTTGCGTAATCTTTCTCGGCGCCCTCGCCTTGTGCATACAAGTAGCCAAGATTGCTACATCCCATGCCGTCCCCTGCCTTGCAAGCCTTTGCGTAAAGCTCTTTTGCCTTTTTTAGATCTTTTGCCACACCAGTGCCATTTGCATAGAGCAAGCCAAGCTCCGTGCAGCCCTCGTTGTCACTGCATGCTTTTTCATAAAATTTAACTGCTTTTGCTAGGTCTTTTTCTACGCCTTTGCCATTTTCATAGACGTAGCCAAGGTTGCTGCAAGCCATAGAGAAATTTTGGTCGCAAGCCTTTTCATAAAGCATTGCCGCCTTTGCCTCATACTTTTTGACGTTGCCATCACCCCTGCTGTAAAGCACAGCTAGGTTGTAACAGCCTGATGCCTTTTTCTCTTTGTCGCAAGCATCTTCATAAATTTGCGCTAGCTTATTGTGATCATCTTTTGCGCTCAAAGCCTCTTTGATGTAGCCAGCATTTAAAACGCACAAACTAGCAGCCAGTAAAATCAAACTTTTCATCATATCTCCTAAACTACTTTTATATCTCTGCCGCGGTAGGCTAGGGCGATTAGCAAGGCAAGAGCCGCTAAGATCAAGTATATTAGCCCTGAGATGCCAAAGCTCTCACCATTTGCGTATGAGTGAAGTCCGCTAAGATAGAAATTTACTCCAAAATATGTAAAAAGCACCGAAGCAAATGATAGCACGCTAGCTGTTAAAAAGGCAAAAACGCCCCTTAGTTTTGGTATAAATCTTAGATGAAGCACTATGGCATAGACGATGATCGTGATGTATGACCAGCTCTCTTTGCTGTCCCAGCCCCAGTATCTGCCCCAGCTCTCATTCGCCCAGACGCCACCTAAGAAATTTCCGATAGTTAGCAAGCTAAGTCCTATAATGAGGCTTAGCTCGTCGGTGGCGGCTAGGTATCTTATCTGCTCGCTAAGCTTTTGCTTATTTTTGTCATTTTTTAGAGCCATTAAGATAAGTCCCACAAGCCCTAGCACAAAACCAAAGCCCAAAAAGCCGTAGCTTGCTGTGATGACGCTTACATGCACGCTAAGCCAAAACGACTTTAAAACTGGGACTAAATTTGTTATCTGTGGGTTTATAAAATTTAGATGAGCAACCAGCAAGCTAACACTTGCAAAGAGCGAAGCAGCGCCTAGTGCGAAGCTTTGATGCTTGAAAAATAGCACTCCAACTAGCACGCTTATAAGCGAGATATAGACTAAACTCTCATAAGCATCGCTCCAAGGTGCGTGACCTGAGATATAAGCGCGTAGGGCTAAATTTAGAGCATGCACCGCAAAGGCAGTGAAAAATGCAAGGCTAAGCGCTCTTTCAAATCTAAATTTCCTTCCAAAAAATAGCCTATAAAAGCCAAGGGCGAGCGAAGCAAGAGCTAGGATCATGTAAAAATAGATAAGAAATTTAAATATCTCCATTTGATTGTAAAGCACTTCAAGCTCCACCTTTGCCTCGCTTGGCGCAAGAGAGCCTAGAGTGCTTCTTTGATAGCTTGAAATTTGCTCCAAACTCCTATCAGCCCCAGCGCACTCGCCACTTTTTACGCAAAGGCTTAAATTTTCTATATAAGCTCCTAAAACGCTTTTAAATTCGTTTGAAATTTCATCTTTGCTAAAGGCTTCATTTACGCCTAGCCACGTGATCGCTTCACCATTTCTAGCAGGGATAAATTTTAAAATTTCGCCCTTTAGAGCAAGGTATAAGACATTTAGCCTCTCGTCAAATTTAATGACGTCGTTATCAAATTTATCTCTTTTTGAGGCGGATTTTTCATTTGCAGCCTCTACAAATTTAGCCAGCTTATACTCGCCATTTTCGTTAAAGACGTCATTAAAGCTAGCAAATTTCTCACTAACGCCAAGAAGCTCGCCCACGCGCTCACTCGTGATCCTTACCATCTTTTTATCCATCCACTCTTGTGGCGAGATGGCAAAAGAGAGCATCAGCTCATCGCTACTAAGCCCAAAGAGCGTGGTTTTGGTTGAAATTTTACTAAGAACTGCTCTTGTGTAAGAGTCAGCTGGTGCGATCCTGCTATCAGTTTGAACTAAAATTTTGGCAAATTTATCTGCGTGAGCTTTAAAATTTATAGCTTCGTCGCTTGCGAAATTTGGCGTAGCGTTTAGCAAAAGTAGGGCTAAAAACGCAAACTGCGTACCTTTTATGAAGTTACAAAGTCTAAAAAATCGGCTCTTTTTGCTAAATAAATTTCCCACAAAGCCAAGGCAAAGCAGAAAATATCCGATGTAAGTTGGCACTTTGCCAGGATCAAAGCTGATCTCAAAGGCGCTTCCAAGCTCGTCAGCGTCGTATGATGACTGAAAAATTTTATAGCCCATGATGCTTAGTGGGTGATTTAGCGAAATTTCATGCTCGCTGCCTGCGATGCTTACTTTGCTAGTGTAAGATGATGGGCTATTTAGCCCTGCGTAGCGCTCTAGGATAAATTTATCAAGCCTTAGTGAAAATGGTAAATTTATCGCCCTTGAGCTAAAGTAAAATTTCGCCTCTTGTCCGTCAAAGCTTAAAATGCTTGGCTCAAGATCATATCCAGCGCCACCTTTTAGCTTGGCGGTTTTACTCTTTTGCCCAGTAAAGCCAGCCTCTATGCTAAGCGTGGCTGGAGCGTTTTTCTCATCCTTTTTATAGCCAACTATCTTTATAATAAATTCTTTGCCGTTTATATCTTTTTTAAAATGAAAGTCGTTTTTGCCAAGCAGGCTAAGTCTTAGTGGATATTCAAAGCTTTCATTTGAAATTTGCACTCTCAAATAGGGCTTTGTGCTTTGCATAGAGTTGCCACTCTCGCCAAGTCTTAAGTGCATAACGCCCTCTTCGCCACAGTATCTTGTAAGCGCAGCACCGATGAAGATCAGAATAAAAGCAAGATGTATCAAAAATGCGCCAAATTTCTTATACATCTTGGTTTTTACGATGCTAATGGCTAGGCAAATAGCACAAGCTGCCATGACGCACTCGTACCAGAGCGCTTCATAAACAAGCACTCTAGCCGTCTGTGTGTCATAAAAATTTTCCAAAAAGGTCGCCACCCCTGCACCAAAAGCAAGGATAAATAATAATATTAAAGACAAGCGATAAATGTTTAAAATTTTCATCACCTGCCCTTAAGCCTTAAATGCTATAAGTCTGTCCTGCATAAAGTATAAAAACCCTAAGCAATAAAACGCCAACGACTGCTGCAAATGAGCCAAGGTAGAAGCTAAATTTAATCTTGCCAAGTGCAAAATTTAAAACAAGAGGCAAGACAAAGCCAACTAAAACAACCCCAAGCCAAAAGAATTTAGCCCAAACGCCACTATAAAATGCAACTGCTGCACCTTGCTGATAGCTTGAGCCAAGCAAAAGCGACACAAAAAGCATTAAAATGAGTAAAATTTCAGCGCATAAGACGTAAAACTCCACGCCATGAAGCGAGCTAAGGTCGCTTGAGTGTGGATCTTCTTTGAAAAATAGTGCCGCTATCAAGCTGCTACCACTTATGCCAGCACTAAGCCCTGAAGCTATGAAAAGCGCTGGTAAAACGGCGGTGTTTAAAAGTGGAAATCTAATGAGCACCGAGATCAAAAAGCCTGTATATGCACAAATGATAACCGCAAAAAGCAGGCAAAGCGCGCTTAAGAGCGGATAAAGTGGCGATAAAATTTTCATCACGCCATCAAAAAAACCACAAAGTGACTTTAACTCCGCATTAAAAGCGTATAGACACATCAAAAAGCTAAGCGGTATAAACACGCAAAGTGCGGCTACACCGATAGACATAACCGATGTGAAGTTGTAATTAATCAAAATTTTCCAAAACAAAAGTGGCTTTTCAAGGTCAGCTATCAAACAAACCATACCAAGCATGATGCTAACAAAGGCTAGAAGCGAAGCAGCCTTGAAAAATGGACTAAAGCCATCTTGTCTTTTGTAACGCTTTAGAACTATGGCAGCTATTAGCGCTCCGCCACTCATACCAGCTAGCAAAAGATAAACAGCGATCGGCCAGCCCCACTCTACCCCGTGCGAAAATGTCGCAGTGAAATTTAATGCACCATCCATCTTACACCCCCGCTTTTACTTTAGGAATATATCTAAGGCTTGGTTTTGTGCCAAGTTCTGCTCTTAGCCTTATGCTATCTTTGACAGCTAGTAACTGGCTAATATGCGAGCTCTCATCGTTTAAATCGCCAAAGACCAAAGCCTCATATCTGCACGCCTCAACGCAGGCTGGATCTTTTTTATCCTTTAAATTTGTATCTATGCAGAAGTTACAGCTTTGGGCTGAGTGATTGACTTTGTCGATATATCTCACGTCGTAAGGACAGGCTACGATGCAGTATTTACAGGCGATGCAGTCATCTATGTTTGTGGTTTGGATGCCAGTTTTTATGTCCTTGTGACAGGCTTTTGTTGGGCAAACAGCCACGCAAGGCGCATCCTCACACTGCTGACAAGATATTCTTACATATCTTTTATCAAGCAAATTTTTTGGATCTGTTTTATCCTCTACAAAAAGTCTCATCTGTCCTTTTGGGACTAAATTTACCTTTCTACATGCCACTTCGCAATCCGTGCAGCCGACGCATTTGTTTTGGTCAAATATCATGCCAAAATGTGGTTTTTTCGCACTCTCTTCACTCTTAAAAGCAAAACCACTACTTGCCACGCTAGCACCAGCAGCCACAACTGCCATGCGTTTAAAGAAGGCTCTTCTGCTATTTTGATTTTGCATTTTTAACTCCATTTATGCCTTAATGAGGCTTTTTAATGCCCTCATTTTGCTCTTTTTCATGAATTTTTCTTGCTGCCTCAGCTAGTTCGCCAGGCTTTAAGACCTTAATAAGCTCTATCTCAAAAACGATAGTCTCGCCTCCAGGTATCCCCTCCATGCCGCTATCGCCGTATGCAAGCTCAGGCGGGATGACAAATTTAAACTTCTCGCCCTCTTTCATAAGCATGAGACCCTCTTCAAGCCCAGGGATCAAATTTAGCATCGAAAGATGAGCTGGAGCCTCTTTTGTCTCGTCAAAGACCTTGCCACCAGCAAAGCTTGCTTTATAATTTACTATGATGATGCTCTCAGGCTTTGGAGTAGCCCCTTTTGAGCTACTTTTTATGATCTCATATTGTAAATTTGATTTTGTTGTTTTTACATTTTTGTTTTTTGCATTTTTTTCCATATAGGCTTTGCCTTGGGCTAAATTCTCTTTTAGCTTGGCAGCCTCTTTTTCTTTTACTATCTTCTCTAAGCTTTCAGCTCTTTTGTTTAGTAGCTTTGCTATCTCATCATCACTTAGTTTTAGCTCGCTCTTTAGCGCATCGCTAAAGCCTTTTATCACTGCATCAGCGTCATAGCCAACACCTAGTTGCTTTTGATCTAGCAGTCCTTTTAAAACATATCCACCGCTTGTTGCGCCTATGGCATAAGAGTCGTTTGTATCGACATTTGCTAAGAGGCTAGCCACGCTTAGGCTAAGAAGTAGCGAACATTTTAAAAACGCATTTTTCATTTCAAACCCTTAAGATTAAAGGGGCTAAAACTAGCCCCTAAATGCTATAAATTTTTGTTTAGAATTCTCTGAGCTTCTTTTATATACTCTTTAGATGCATCTAGTCTTTGTTTAGTAAATTTAAATCCGTGCATACCCCACGAACCATCTTTTTCAACCATATCGATGATCTCTTGAGCGTTTTGGACAAGCTCATAAACTCTTGCTTTATCACTTGGATCTAGCTTTTTAGTCTCTAGTAGTGAGTAAATTCCCTCGATGCCTATTTTGACCTCTGAGAATTCATTTTTAACTGGAGTTTGCCATCCCATAACCTCATCATAAACTTGTTTTTGGTTTTTGAAGTGAAGTGTTGGTTTTAGCTCAGATAGCACTGGGCTATGGCAGCCTTTATTATCTTTCATATCTTTATCAGCCCAAGATGTTCTAGCGCATGCCCACATCAAATCAACATAGTTGTGGCCATTTTTATCTCTCTCAAAGTGCCAATCTTTTCCGTCTCTTGCATCTTTAGAAGCAGCGCCTGGGACAAGAGATTTCTCTTTTGGATCGACCATGATCTTCCAGATGTGAGAGCGTCTTTGAGTATCAAAGCCAGCGTTGTCTTGGAACTGAACAGCGTAGAAATTCTCGCAGCTCATCATAAATGGCATGTGGCAAGATGCACAAGTGTTGTTTTTGTGTGTATCTGCTTTTGATGCGATATATGCTTGAGTCTCGTGACAATCTTTACAATCTTTTTTGATCTTTGGTTTAGTGTAGAATGCACTTAGATAGCCTTGATCTGGGTTGTAGTTCATGCCAGTTACGCTCTTATCGCCTACAACGTTACCTGTGTTGTCGTGTGGATCGTGGCAAGTGACGCATCTCATGCCTTTATCGTAGTGAGCGGTAAAGTATGATTGTGAGCCTTCTGAGCCACATCCTGGTCCCATTGATTTAAATTTAGAGCTAAGTGAGAGATCAAGCTTGCCGTTGTTTAATGGGTTAGCTCGCATTAGATCTGGGCTAAAGTTAAATCTTTGGTGACAGCGTTCGCAGTTTGATGTTCTAAAATTTGTAGCTCCATCAAGGTGACCGCCAGCTCCGTGGCACTCCTCACAGCTTACGCCTTTTGAGATAGTGTGTTTTTGAAGCTCTTTGGCATTACCAAGTGCTGCGTAAAATTCTGCTTTTGACTTAAAGTCAAATTTAACTGGGTGGCAAACCTCACAATATGATGAGTTTGCTTGGAAAAACATCGACTTTTTATGTTTTGCGGCGTATGAGGCAAGACCTCTAACATATCCGCCATTATCGCCATACTCTTCGAGCGTGCCAGGAAATTCTGGGACGAGCTCTTTTATCTTTTTAACAGTTGCGTCGTCTAAATTTAACGCCCATGTTCTTTGCCATTGGTTACCGCCAGCTACGATCTGACCTGTGCCATCTCTTAGCAAACCGCCCTCAACGTAGTAAGTACCACGAAGTAGCCATGCATCGACGTATCCCATCTTAGTTCTTAAGTGACCAACGGTTGCGTAGATGACATCTGGAGTGATACCTTTTGGTAGTATAGAAGCGGTATCTTTGTCAAATACTGGCTCAGTTAGGTTGTTATTAACCTCTGGGTGCTCGCCAGGGAAGCGCATAGTAGTTGCGTGGCGAGATCTGCTCCAGACCTCATACTGAGCTGGGTGACACTCACCGCACTTTTCTGGTCCTACAAATTTATTAGGAAATTGAAGTGATGAGGTGGCTGGAATTCTATACATCATAGAGCTATAGCCCTTACCACCATCTCTTTTACTAAGCTTTGACATATCAAAGCCATGTCCCTCGGCAAGCCACTCTAAGCCACGGTCATGAACGACCATTTTGCCGACGGTTTTGCCACCATACTTTGTAAAAATAGGGTGGTTTTTAAATAGCCAGTTATACATCTCTTGCTCTTCTACGACGTAGTCTTGCAAGGAGACAACACCTCTACTTTGCAGTGTGCCTTTAGGATTTGCGATAACATCACGTGCTTTATCGGACATCTGCATATTATGCTCTTCGCAACAGGCTTGTGAAGCAAAGATACTAACACCCATGAGTAAGCCTGCTAAGGCTTTGTGTAAGTTTCTCACGTCTCCTCCTTTGAATTTTTATCCTAAAATCAAAATGATTTCATACTGATAATCTTAACACCAAAAAAGGGCAGAAAAGGGGGAAAATTAACAAATTATAAATTTTCGAAACTAATTGTAAATGCAACGTGGTTTTCATCCACATTTTTAGCAAAGATTAGGGCGTTGTTTTTGCGAGCGATAAGGCGGCTCATATATAGCCCAAGCCCGCTACCGCTCTCTTTTGTGCTAAAGTGTGGCTCAAAGATGACCTTTAAAAATGAATTTTTTATCGCTCCTGCGTTATTTTGCACGCATAAATTCTTTCTGCCATCTTTTAAAAAGGCGCTTATC is a window of Campylobacter concisus DNA encoding:
- the nrfD gene encoding NrfD/PsrC family molybdoenzyme membrane anchor subunit → MDGALNFTATFSHGVEWGWPIAVYLLLAGMSGGALIAAIVLKRYKRQDGFSPFFKAASLLAFVSIMLGMVCLIADLEKPLLFWKILINYNFTSVMSIGVAALCVFIPLSFLMCLYAFNAELKSLCGFFDGVMKILSPLYPLLSALCLLFAVIICAYTGFLISVLIRFPLLNTAVLPALFIASGLSAGISGSSLIAALFFKEDPHSSDLSSLHGVEFYVLCAEILLILMLFVSLLLGSSYQQGAAVAFYSGVWAKFFWLGVVLVGFVLPLVLNFALGKIKFSFYLGSFAAVVGVLLLRVFILYAGQTYSI
- a CDS encoding 4Fe-4S dicluster domain-containing protein, producing the protein MQNQNSRRAFFKRMAVVAAGASVASSGFAFKSEESAKKPHFGMIFDQNKCVGCTDCEVACRKVNLVPKGQMRLFVEDKTDPKNLLDKRYVRISCQQCEDAPCVAVCPTKACHKDIKTGIQTTNIDDCIACKYCIVACPYDVRYIDKVNHSAQSCNFCIDTNLKDKKDPACVEACRYEALVFGDLNDESSHISQLLAVKDSIRLRAELGTKPSLRYIPKVKAGV
- a CDS encoding FKBP-type peptidyl-prolyl cis-trans isomerase encodes the protein MKNAFLKCSLLLSLSVASLLANVDTNDSYAIGATSGGYVLKGLLDQKQLGVGYDADAVIKGFSDALKSELKLSDDEIAKLLNKRAESLEKIVKEKEAAKLKENLAQGKAYMEKNAKNKNVKTTKSNLQYEIIKSSSKGATPKPESIIIVNYKASFAGGKVFDETKEAPAHLSMLNLIPGLEEGLMLMKEGEKFKFVIPPELAYGDSGMEGIPGGETIVFEIELIKVLKPGELAEAARKIHEKEQNEGIKKPH
- a CDS encoding cytochrome C produces the protein MRNLHKALAGLLMGVSIFASQACCEEHNMQMSDKARDVIANPKGTLQSRGVVSLQDYVVEEQEMYNWLFKNHPIFTKYGGKTVGKMVVHDRGLEWLAEGHGFDMSKLSKRDGGKGYSSMMYRIPATSSLQFPNKFVGPEKCGECHPAQYEVWSRSRHATTMRFPGEHPEVNNNLTEPVFDKDTASILPKGITPDVIYATVGHLRTKMGYVDAWLLRGTYYVEGGLLRDGTGQIVAGGNQWQRTWALNLDDATVKKIKELVPEFPGTLEEYGDNGGYVRGLASYAAKHKKSMFFQANSSYCEVCHPVKFDFKSKAEFYAALGNAKELQKHTISKGVSCEECHGAGGHLDGATNFRTSNCERCHQRFNFSPDLMRANPLNNGKLDLSLSSKFKSMGPGCGSEGSQSYFTAHYDKGMRCVTCHDPHDNTGNVVGDKSVTGMNYNPDQGYLSAFYTKPKIKKDCKDCHETQAYIASKADTHKNNTCASCHMPFMMSCENFYAVQFQDNAGFDTQRRSHIWKIMVDPKEKSLVPGAASKDARDGKDWHFERDKNGHNYVDLMWACARTSWADKDMKDNKGCHSPVLSELKPTLHFKNQKQVYDEVMGWQTPVKNEFSEVKIGIEGIYSLLETKKLDPSDKARVYELVQNAQEIIDMVEKDGSWGMHGFKFTKQRLDASKEYIKEAQRILNKNL